TTTTATTTACGCTTAGCTGAATCGCAGGTCGTTGTGGACTTGACGATGCAAGAGAATTGCTTGCTCTGTGGTGCATACGAGGCCATGGCACTCAACAAGCCTCTTGTGACTTCAAAGACCATGGTACTGCAGGAATATTTTACTGGCGGCGCGGTGTTTGTGCGCCATGAGCCGGAAGCGATTGCTGAGGGTATAAGGAAAGCTTATAACAAGAGGGGTGAGCTGAAACAGGAGATTGAAGAATGGAAACGAGACGCTCATGCTAAGAATAGAGATCGAATTGAGAAGATTCGAAGGTTTATGAATTTAGGAACGCAGGCTGTAGAACGAGCCTGATCGCTTCCAAATTGTCCTCCCATGGATTGGAATCAGAAGCTCCATAAGTATTGTATATACCTCCCGGTTGTCTTGGTTAGAGGACAAGCTGTTCCATTCTGCCTGCGGCGACTTCTGAAAAGTCAGTATATGAATCGGAGTGATTTGGAGATGCTCCAGTTGAGTAAGCTCTGTCTCATACTTGAGTATGCCAAGGAGAATGTACCCTTTTACAGGAAAGCGTTAGCGGGTCGGAGCGGGTCTCGGTTGGAAGGACTTGAAGAACTGCAAAACCTTCCATTTCTTACGAAGGCAGATCTCAAGAAAGAGCAGGGGGGATTACGCTCGTGCGAACACTTTATGCTTTTGACGCCGAAGACTACAGGTGGATCAACTGGAGTGCCGGTAACTATTCCCAAGACCAGAAGTGCTATGGCCTGGGAACTAGCTGCAACGTGGAGAGGGTATTCTTGGGCTGGAATCGATATTGGTGATCGGCAAGCCAGATTTTGGGGAGTGCCTTTTCATCAGAAGGATAGGTGGAGAGCTAGATTGATAGATCGTGTAGCAAATCGTAAACGCTGTTCGGCCTTTGCGTTCAGTGAGAGTGATCTACAGGCATATACACTGGCCCTAAAAAGCTTTTCCCCACGTTACTTCTATGGGTATGTTTCAATGTTGGAGGAATATGCCAAGTTCATTCGCCGTAATGGAATCACGCTCCCGTTCAAATTGCAGTGCATCATTACAACATCTGAAGTGTTAGCAGCGACTCAGAGACGTCTTATTGAGGATACTTTTTCGACGAAAGTGTTTAATGAATATGGCTCGGGAGAACTAGGGTCTATCGCGCATGAATGCGAGGACGGGTCTTTACATGTCAGTGCGGAGAATATGATTGTCGAAGTGGTGAGCGGCAATCGCCCCTCGCAACCTGGAGAGGTTGGTGAGTTGGTGATAACAGAACTGAATAATTACGCAACCCCTCTCATTCGTTATAGAACAGGAGATTTCGCGTCACTTTCTAATAATCCATGCAAGTGTGGGAGGATACTTCCAGTTATCAATAATTTGTATGGTAGATCTTACGATACAATACGGAACATTGAGGGGAAATTGTTCCATGGTGAGTTCATGATGTATATCTTCGAGGATGCACAACGGAGTAACTTAGGAATACAAGCGTTTCAGGTGATTCAGGAAAGCTGGCAGTCGTTTTTGATTAAGATTGTGCCGGGGGGAGGGTACGGCAAAGCTACGGAAGAGTTTATTACCCATCGGATTCGTGAACAATTTGATCAGAATGCAGTTGTGCGTTTTGAAATTGTCGGAGAGATTACTCGTGCTGCATCTGGAAAGATGAGGCTTATCATAGGGATGGAAGATCATCAGTGATACCTTGCCGGATGAGTTTGAATGGCACCCCACTTAAAATGCGATAATGGTTATGTATCTTTGGCGCCGAGTTGTTTCAAAGCTGCCTAAGTTGTTTCAAATCGAACTTAAACGAATTCACTTCCGTTGCCGAATTCACCGAGGTACTTTTGTTTCAGACGAGCCTGAGTTCGCGATGTTATCCAGAGTAGTGACCAGAGGTGATTGGGTAGTCGATGTCGGCGCGAACGTTGGATTCTACACGAAGCGACTTGCTGAATTGGTGGGATCAGAGGGGCGTGTGCTGGCATTCGAGCCTGTGCCGGAAACCTTTATGCTATTGACTAGTAATGTTTCAATGTGCGGTTTCACCAATGTAACGCTCTTCAATGCAGCGGTTTCAGAAGCGACTAAACTTTCGGGAATATCCATACCAAACTACTCCGATACCACTCAACCGAATTACTACCAGGCTCACATCACAAGTCTATCTGACAGCCCAGTGCGAATCTTGGCTGTTAGCCTTGACTCCATAAAAATCCAGAGCTCCATCAGGCTAATAAAGATAGATGCAGAGGGGCACGAGTTCTCAGTTATCAAGGGAATGCAGAGGACTTTACTGAGAGACCGTCCGATATTGATTGTTGAGGCGCCTGACACAGAAACTAGGGAACTTATCGAGTCACTTGGCTATGTAGGTAGGACGTTGCTTGGTTCGCCAAATGTGGTCTTCCATAGAAATGACTTGAGATGGGAAGAGCTGGAGAGACCCTAATTTGTTGACGTCTCCCCAATTCCTCTAAATACGACAACACTTCTAAAGTAGGGGAGACGCCATCAACAATCTGATATCTGTCCATAAGGAATCGAGTTTAACTACTGGACTACTACCAAGTTAGTTGGCGCAGGTGGTAGCGTGGTAGTACCTGAGCTCGATGTACTGCTAGATGTATTGCTAATGGTACCATCAGACATTAATCCGGTTGCTCCTGTTCCCGCATCAGAATATATCTCGATGTTGTCGAAGTAGACGTAATTTGTGGCAT
The Nitrospira sp. genome window above contains:
- a CDS encoding phenylacetate--CoA ligase family protein gives rise to the protein MEGLEELQNLPFLTKADLKKEQGGLRSCEHFMLLTPKTTGGSTGVPVTIPKTRSAMAWELAATWRGYSWAGIDIGDRQARFWGVPFHQKDRWRARLIDRVANRKRCSAFAFSESDLQAYTLALKSFSPRYFYGYVSMLEEYAKFIRRNGITLPFKLQCIITTSEVLAATQRRLIEDTFSTKVFNEYGSGELGSIAHECEDGSLHVSAENMIVEVVSGNRPSQPGEVGELVITELNNYATPLIRYRTGDFASLSNNPCKCGRILPVINNLYGRSYDTIRNIEGKLFHGEFMMYIFEDAQRSNLGIQAFQVIQESWQSFLIKIVPGGGYGKATEEFITHRIREQFDQNAVVRFEIVGEITRAASGKMRLIIGMEDHQ
- a CDS encoding FkbM family methyltransferase, with translation MLSRVVTRGDWVVDVGANVGFYTKRLAELVGSEGRVLAFEPVPETFMLLTSNVSMCGFTNVTLFNAAVSEATKLSGISIPNYSDTTQPNYYQAHITSLSDSPVRILAVSLDSIKIQSSIRLIKIDAEGHEFSVIKGMQRTLLRDRPILIVEAPDTETRELIESLGYVGRTLLGSPNVVFHRNDLRWEELERP